The window TATAACAGTATGTTACCTGTTGGTTTTTACGTGATGAATTAGCAGGTGATATAACCTTTTCTGATTATGGATAACCCGCGATTTATAGTGAATTCCACTAATCGAATAATATGGTAAATAAATCACGTTTTTGGTCTTATAGACACCAAAATAGGCCGACGTAGGTACATTTTTTACTTATGCTATCTGTCGGTATTTTATACAGTATAGCAAAGATATAATGGGTGAAATGAGAGTGTTAATTCTCGCCAATAAATGAGAGGGTTCTGAATAATATATCTGTCATATTCAGGGGAAATACAGAGGAAATAAAAGTGAGCAGCAATGCGGATTCGATAAGCTGTTTTGCCAGCTATCGCGCCTTTCTGTTTTGCCGATCGCGATCATATTATCCATGCGAAAATTATGGTTATAGTGACACCTCTTATCTATCACGACTTCATCCATCACGACTATCGAAAGGGGCCATTGTGTTAGATCACCTGAGCATCCCGGTGAGGGATATTGCCCGTAGCCGACACTTTTATGAAGCTGCACTCAAGCCGTTGGGATATTGCCTGATTAAGGACATGTCATTCGCTGTCAGTTTTGCGGTAACGGAAGGATATGGCGAGTCGAGCGATCCCGGCGGTGAGTTCTGGATTTATCAGTCAAAGGGCGAACCCTGTCCGGCAGTGCATTTTGCGTTCAGCGCCGCCTCGCGAGAGCATGTAGACGCTTTTTTTGCTGCCGCGATAGCGGCGGGAGGTCGCGATAATGGGCCGCCGGGGCTGCGCCCAAATTATCATCAGGATTATTACGCCGCATTTGTGCACGATCCCGATGGATACAATATTGAAGCGGTCTATCACCGCCAGCCTTGACACGCCAGAGCGGTAGTTGGAGGGGAAATCTCCCCTCCGTCATTCACTCATCAGGCTGACGTGGGCGGCGACAATACGCCAACCTTCAGGCATTTTTACCCAGGTCTGCATTTGGCGGCCGATCTTCGTGCTGCCTGCGCGGGTGAACTCCGTACTGGCGACGGCCATATCGTGGCCGTAAGTGGTGATGACCGTATTACGTAGCGTCCTGTCCAGACCGGCTGAAGGGCGAGCGAGGCGAAAAGCACGGATTTCCTCGATCCCGTACAGGTTTTCTCCCGCGCCGTAGCGCACCGTTTTTTCATCGTGCCAGAACAGCTCATCCAGCACCGCAATGTCATTTCCCGTTAGGGCTTTCTCGTAGCGATAGAACGCGTCGGTCACGTCGGCCAGCACATCCGGCTGGTTAATATCGTCAGGCAACATATTTTCTTTCCTCATGAAGTATGACGGGTATAAGTTATGCCCTGCTGCTCAAGCGCCCATGCCGTCCGCAAACACAGGTCTTCGCGCCACGGTGCGGCAATAATCTGCACGCCTATCGGTAAGCCGTTGGCGGTCGCCACCGGCACCGTTACGACTGGCAGCCCGACGAAAGAGATCGGCTGTGTCAGCATGCCCATACTGGCGCGCACGGGCAGGTCGGTATCATTAATACGCATGGTTTCCTGCCCGATGAGCGTGGCGGAGCAGGGGGTTGCAGGGGCGATCAGCAGGTCGGTATGTTCAAACAACGCCAGCGTCTGTTGGCGGAAATAGTTACGGAAGCGCTGTGCCTGCACATACCAGGCGGCGGGGATCATCGCGCCAGCCAGCAGCCTCTCGCGTGACAGCGGTTCGAAACGCTCAGACTGAGTACGTAAGTCAGGCAGATACTGGTTCCCGCCTTCGCTGGCTGACAGAATAAAGGCGGCGCTGCGTGCCAGTGCGGCATCGGTTAGCGTCAGGCTCTCCTGTGCGCCCAGCGCCCGTGCGATCTGGCGCACGGCGACGTTGGCTTCCTCGCTGGCCCAGGTAGAGAAATAGCCATCCAGCACCGCGTAGCGCAATCCCTCGCTGCCGATTTCCAACTGCTCTGAGGTATGCCGCGCTTCCTGATTAGCCTGAAAACGATCGTGCTTATCGCGACCTTGTAAGGTGTCGAACACTAATGCCAGATCGTCCGCACGCCGCGCCAGTGGGCCGATGTGGTCGAGGCTGGCGACAAACGGGTGGCTACCGTGGCGTGATAAGCGACCAAATGTCGGCTTCAGTCCGAAAATGCCGCACAGCGACGACGGCACGCGGATCGAACCATTGGTGTCGCTGCCGAGTGTGAAGTTAACCAGCCCGGCCGCGACGGCCGCTGCCGACCCGCCAGACGATCCGCCGGCGATGCGCAGTGTGTCGAGTGGGTTACGCGTGGGGCCGTAATGGCTGTTTTCGGTGGTAAAGCCATAGGCATAGGCGTCCATATTTAACATGCCGGACAGCAGCGCCCCCTGGTTGGCAAGCTGGCGGATGGCAAAGGCATCCTGCGTAGCGGGTGGGCGCTGGCTGAAAAGCTCGGCACCTGCCAGCGTGGTTTCACCGCTGACATCAAACAGGTTCTTGACGGCGTAAGGCACACCGGCCAGCGGCGGTAACGTTTCTCCACGCTGGCGGCGCGTGTCGATACATTCAGCCTCTGCCAGCATACGTTCGTCGGTGACATGGGTGTAGGCATTGATGGTGGGATTGGCTTGCTCAATCGCGTCCAGCGTCTGCTGTGCCAGCTCTCTCGCGGAGAACGTGCCGATCTGCAAACCTTGCTGTATTTGCCGGATCGAGAGCGATGAGGACGCGTTTCGGGCGTATAAACTCATAACGTATACACCCCGGCAATCTCCTGATGCTCATCAAGAGGAAAAGCCATCAGCGGCTGCGCCATGGCATGAATGCGGCTGAACTGCACAAGCAACTCCTGACGCCGCTCCTGATTAAGTTGCAGCGCCAGTAGCGTTTCCATCTGTTGCAGATAGGCTGCCAGCGCATCGTGTTCGATCATCGTCATTCTGTTTTCTCCCGGTTAAATAAAGACTAGAAACCTGCCGCGCTGCCGTTGCTGCGTGGATCGAACGCCCCTTCCAGCATGCCGTTGGTGTGTCGCACAATGGCACCGGCGTGGCCGACCGTTTCACTAAAGCTGCCCAGCAGCTCGACGTCGTGACCTAACTGGCGCAGGGCATCCACCGTGGCAGGCTTAAAGCGATCTTCGATCTTTAGCGTGTCGGAGGCCTGTCCCCAGGTTCTGCCCAGCAGCCAGCGCGGAGCAGTAATCGCCTGTTGCAGCGGCATGCCTTGCTGGACGTGGCGGATGAAGAGCGCCGCCTGCGTCTGCGGTTGCCCATCTCCGCCCATCGACCCGTAGACCATCGTCCGTCCGTCGGACAAGCGTGCGGCGGCGGGGTTTAATGTATGAAAAGGCTGCTTACCCGGTTCTAACGCCAGCAGGTGCGCGGGATCGAGGCTGAACGAGGCGCCGCGGTTCTGCCAGAGCACGCCGGTTCCCGGCAGCACGACGCCGCTACCGAACTCATGGTAGATACTTTGAATGAAAGAAACGCATAGGCCACTGCTGTCGCAAACGCCCATCCAGACGGTGTCGCCGGGGCCTTTTCCTTCTCCCCACGGTAAGGCTTTGCGGGTATCGACCTGACGCGCCAGCGCGCCGAGCGCATCGCTTTCCAGCAGCGCCTGCACATCCTGCGTCATCAGACGAGGGTCGGTAATAAAGCGGTCGCGCAGGCCAAACGCCAGCTTGGTTGACTCGACAATGCGGTGAATTGTCTGGCTATCGTTCAGATCTTCCATTTCCAGACGATCGGTCAGACCGAGAATGGCGAGCGACACCAGACCTTGCGTCGGCGGCGCGAGGTTATAGATGTCGCCCTTGCTGTGCTTGAGCACCAGCGGTGCTGTTCGTTTGGCGCGATAATTCGCCAAATCGTCAGCGGTCAGCGGCATACCGATCAGCGCCATCTGTGTCGCCAGTCGGGCAGCGACGGAGCCGCGATAAAAAC is drawn from Pectobacterium aroidearum and contains these coding sequences:
- a CDS encoding VOC family protein; translation: MLDHLSIPVRDIARSRHFYEAALKPLGYCLIKDMSFAVSFAVTEGYGESSDPGGEFWIYQSKGEPCPAVHFAFSAASREHVDAFFAAAIAAGGRDNGPPGLRPNYHQDYYAAFVHDPDGYNIEAVYHRQP
- the hpxZ gene encoding oxalurate catabolism protein HpxZ, with translation MLPDDINQPDVLADVTDAFYRYEKALTGNDIAVLDELFWHDEKTVRYGAGENLYGIEEIRAFRLARPSAGLDRTLRNTVITTYGHDMAVASTEFTRAGSTKIGRQMQTWVKMPEGWRIVAAHVSLMSE
- a CDS encoding AtzE family amidohydrolase: MSLYARNASSSLSIRQIQQGLQIGTFSARELAQQTLDAIEQANPTINAYTHVTDERMLAEAECIDTRRQRGETLPPLAGVPYAVKNLFDVSGETTLAGAELFSQRPPATQDAFAIRQLANQGALLSGMLNMDAYAYGFTTENSHYGPTRNPLDTLRIAGGSSGGSAAAVAAGLVNFTLGSDTNGSIRVPSSLCGIFGLKPTFGRLSRHGSHPFVASLDHIGPLARRADDLALVFDTLQGRDKHDRFQANQEARHTSEQLEIGSEGLRYAVLDGYFSTWASEEANVAVRQIARALGAQESLTLTDAALARSAAFILSASEGGNQYLPDLRTQSERFEPLSRERLLAGAMIPAAWYVQAQRFRNYFRQQTLALFEHTDLLIAPATPCSATLIGQETMRINDTDLPVRASMGMLTQPISFVGLPVVTVPVATANGLPIGVQIIAAPWREDLCLRTAWALEQQGITYTRHTS
- the hpxX gene encoding oxalurate catabolism protein HpxX, translating into MTMIEHDALAAYLQQMETLLALQLNQERRQELLVQFSRIHAMAQPLMAFPLDEHQEIAGVYTL
- a CDS encoding gamma-glutamyltransferase family protein — its product is MMQSNTAPLGMAVAPHHLASASALAVLREGGNAIEAMVAAAATIAVVYPHMNGIGGDGFWLIVPPHGEPVAIDASGAAGSLACRAYYQGEKRIPHRGPKAALTVAGTVGGWQEALAYSQELTYSQETDSPPMPLARLLSDAIRYAADGIPVTQSQEDALTQRYHELIDFTAFSQLFMPQGNVPRAGSRFTQPDLADTLTTLSIEGLDSFYRGSVAARLATQMALIGMPLTADDLANYRAKRTAPLVLKHSKGDIYNLAPPTQGLVSLAILGLTDRLEMEDLNDSQTIHRIVESTKLAFGLRDRFITDPRLMTQDVQALLESDALGALARQVDTRKALPWGEGKGPGDTVWMGVCDSSGLCVSFIQSIYHEFGSGVVLPGTGVLWQNRGASFSLDPAHLLALEPGKQPFHTLNPAAARLSDGRTMVYGSMGGDGQPQTQAALFIRHVQQGMPLQQAITAPRWLLGRTWGQASDTLKIEDRFKPATVDALRQLGHDVELLGSFSETVGHAGAIVRHTNGMLEGAFDPRSNGSAAGF